Proteins from a genomic interval of Armatimonadota bacterium:
- a CDS encoding GlsB/YeaQ/YmgE family stress response membrane protein, translating to MTGAGWVALVIVGVLAGLLASYYRLGGRTMPAGWLGGVIAGLVGAYLGGVWIGKWGWRLGGLNVIGSALGALVIAYIVEAFGAKTAAPDMPHHPDMR from the coding sequence ATGACGGGTGCTGGATGGGTTGCGCTGGTGATTGTGGGAGTCCTGGCAGGTCTTCTGGCCAGCTATTACCGGCTCGGCGGCCGGACCATGCCCGCCGGCTGGCTTGGGGGCGTCATCGCGGGGCTGGTTGGCGCGTACCTGGGCGGCGTGTGGATCGGAAAGTGGGGGTGGAGGCTCGGCGGGCTCAACGTCATCGGAAGCGCTCTCGGCGCGTTGGTGATCGCCTACATCGTGGAAGCGTTCGGGGCCAAAACAGCCGCTCCCGACATGCCGCACCACCCTGACATGAGGTAG